The Hemibagrus wyckioides isolate EC202008001 linkage group LG10, SWU_Hwy_1.0, whole genome shotgun sequence genome includes a window with the following:
- the ifi44g gene encoding interferon-induced protein 44 isoform X1, whose translation MEKATIKFGGLNQAAEANEVPSSRFSFGSVFNQAKEATETPSTLPSVRPVFNQAKEATETPSTLPSVRPVFNQAKEATETPSTLPSVRPLASKKDNKQNKGLFTNTCIALQLLDTPWRSVNWTSESREELMEKVESYTPARGAASEARVLLLGPVAAGKSSFISSVQSVFSGRVLNRAMVGSSASASFTKRLQSFPIRRSGEKSDSGPTALVLCDIMGLGDGDLTGLSLYDALCVIKGHVIEGHQFSAEDPVRSDSMGFIKKPNLKDKIHCVVFVVDATKINTYTKGLSTTFQQLRQNISSLGVHQVALLTHIDEVCTITSQDVSQVYRSRQVQQLIGKAGALLGMATSYIVPVRNYSSQLELNDNMDILLLNAVDHILQYTDLYFQDNVVDYKATN comes from the exons ATGGAAAAGGCTACAATCAAATTTGGAGGACTGAATCAAGCAGCAGAAGCAAACGAGGTGCCATCATCTAGATTCAGTTTTGGAT CTGTTTTTAATCAAGCAAAAGAAGCAACCGAGACGCCATCGACTCTCCCCAGTGTTCGAC CTGTTTTTAATCAAGCAAAAGAAGCAACCGAGACGCCATCGACTCTCCCCAGTGTTCGAC CTGTTTTTAATCAAGCAAAAGAAGCAACCGAGACGCCATCGACTCTCCCCAGTGTTCGAC CTTTAGCAAGTAAGAAGGACAACAAGCAGAACAAAGGGCTCTTCACAAACACATGCATag CTTTACAGCTACTTGACACTCCATGGAGATCAGTGAACTGGACCTCAGA ATCCAGGGAGGAACTGATGGAGAAGGTCGAGTCATACACACCGGCCAGGGGGGCCGCTTCCGAGGCCAGAGTCCTGCTTCTGGGTCCTGTTGCTGCAGGAAAATCCAGTTTCATTAGCTCTGTGCAGTCAGTTTTTTCTGGACGTGTCCTTAACCGGGCTATGGTGGGCTCATCTGCTTCTGCAAGCTTCACAAAAAGG ctccagtcATTCCCCATCAGACGGAGTGGAGAGAAATCAGACTCTGGTCCCACTGCTCTGGTCCTGTGTGATATTATGGGGCTTGGAGATGGAGACTTGACGGGACTGAGCCTGTATGATGCgctgtgtgtgattaaaggACATGTGATAGAGGGACATCAG TTCAGTGCAGAAGATCCGGTCAGATCTGATTCCATGGGTTTCATAAAGAAACCGAACCTCAAAGACAAGAttcactgtgtggtgtttgtggtggatGCAACAAAAATCAACACCTACACCAAAGGACTGAGCACCACATTCCAGCAGCTCAGACAAAACATCAGCAGCCTGG GTGTGCACCAGGTGGCACTGCTGACTCACATAGATGAAGTGTGCACAATCACATCTCAAGACGTCAGCCAGGTGTACAGGAGCCGCCAGGTTCAGCAGCTG ataGGGAAGGCTGGAGCACTTCTTGGAATGGCAACTTCCTACATCGTACCTGTGAGAAACTACTCCTCCCAGCTGGAGCTCAATGACAACATGGATATCTTACTGCTCAATGCTGTTGACCACATCCTTCAGTACACTGATCTGTACTTCCAGGACAATGTTGTGGATTATAAAGCTACCAACTAG
- the ifi44g gene encoding interferon-induced protein 44 isoform X3 has translation MEKATIKFGGLNQAAEANEVPSSRFSFGSVFNQAKEATETPSTLPSVRPVFNQAKEATETPSTLPSVRPLASKKDNKQNKGLFTNTCIALQLLDTPWRSVNWTSESREELMEKVESYTPARGAASEARVLLLGPVAAGKSSFISSVQSVFSGRVLNRAMVGSSASASFTKRLQSFPIRRSGEKSDSGPTALVLCDIMGLGDGDLTGLSLYDALCVIKGHVIEGHQFSAEDPVRSDSMGFIKKPNLKDKIHCVVFVVDATKINTYTKGLSTTFQQLRQNISSLGVHQVALLTHIDEVCTITSQDVSQVYRSRQVQQLIGKAGALLGMATSYIVPVRNYSSQLELNDNMDILLLNAVDHILQYTDLYFQDNVVDYKATN, from the exons ATGGAAAAGGCTACAATCAAATTTGGAGGACTGAATCAAGCAGCAGAAGCAAACGAGGTGCCATCATCTAGATTCAGTTTTGGAT CTGTTTTTAATCAAGCAAAAGAAGCAACCGAGACGCCATCGACTCTCCCCAGTGTTCGAC CTGTTTTTAATCAAGCAAAAGAAGCAACCGAGACGCCATCGACTCTCCCCAGTGTTCGAC CTTTAGCAAGTAAGAAGGACAACAAGCAGAACAAAGGGCTCTTCACAAACACATGCATag CTTTACAGCTACTTGACACTCCATGGAGATCAGTGAACTGGACCTCAGA ATCCAGGGAGGAACTGATGGAGAAGGTCGAGTCATACACACCGGCCAGGGGGGCCGCTTCCGAGGCCAGAGTCCTGCTTCTGGGTCCTGTTGCTGCAGGAAAATCCAGTTTCATTAGCTCTGTGCAGTCAGTTTTTTCTGGACGTGTCCTTAACCGGGCTATGGTGGGCTCATCTGCTTCTGCAAGCTTCACAAAAAGG ctccagtcATTCCCCATCAGACGGAGTGGAGAGAAATCAGACTCTGGTCCCACTGCTCTGGTCCTGTGTGATATTATGGGGCTTGGAGATGGAGACTTGACGGGACTGAGCCTGTATGATGCgctgtgtgtgattaaaggACATGTGATAGAGGGACATCAG TTCAGTGCAGAAGATCCGGTCAGATCTGATTCCATGGGTTTCATAAAGAAACCGAACCTCAAAGACAAGAttcactgtgtggtgtttgtggtggatGCAACAAAAATCAACACCTACACCAAAGGACTGAGCACCACATTCCAGCAGCTCAGACAAAACATCAGCAGCCTGG GTGTGCACCAGGTGGCACTGCTGACTCACATAGATGAAGTGTGCACAATCACATCTCAAGACGTCAGCCAGGTGTACAGGAGCCGCCAGGTTCAGCAGCTG ataGGGAAGGCTGGAGCACTTCTTGGAATGGCAACTTCCTACATCGTACCTGTGAGAAACTACTCCTCCCAGCTGGAGCTCAATGACAACATGGATATCTTACTGCTCAATGCTGTTGACCACATCCTTCAGTACACTGATCTGTACTTCCAGGACAATGTTGTGGATTATAAAGCTACCAACTAG
- the ifi44g gene encoding interferon-induced protein 44 isoform X4, whose amino-acid sequence MEKATIKFGGLNQAAEANEVPSSRFSFGSVFNQAKEATETPSTLPSVRPLASKKDNKQNKGLFTNTCIALQLLDTPWRSVNWTSESREELMEKVESYTPARGAASEARVLLLGPVAAGKSSFISSVQSVFSGRVLNRAMVGSSASASFTKRLQSFPIRRSGEKSDSGPTALVLCDIMGLGDGDLTGLSLYDALCVIKGHVIEGHQFSAEDPVRSDSMGFIKKPNLKDKIHCVVFVVDATKINTYTKGLSTTFQQLRQNISSLGVHQVALLTHIDEVCTITSQDVSQVYRSRQVQQLIGKAGALLGMATSYIVPVRNYSSQLELNDNMDILLLNAVDHILQYTDLYFQDNVVDYKATN is encoded by the exons ATGGAAAAGGCTACAATCAAATTTGGAGGACTGAATCAAGCAGCAGAAGCAAACGAGGTGCCATCATCTAGATTCAGTTTTGGAT CTGTTTTTAATCAAGCAAAAGAAGCAACCGAGACGCCATCGACTCTCCCCAGTGTTCGAC CTTTAGCAAGTAAGAAGGACAACAAGCAGAACAAAGGGCTCTTCACAAACACATGCATag CTTTACAGCTACTTGACACTCCATGGAGATCAGTGAACTGGACCTCAGA ATCCAGGGAGGAACTGATGGAGAAGGTCGAGTCATACACACCGGCCAGGGGGGCCGCTTCCGAGGCCAGAGTCCTGCTTCTGGGTCCTGTTGCTGCAGGAAAATCCAGTTTCATTAGCTCTGTGCAGTCAGTTTTTTCTGGACGTGTCCTTAACCGGGCTATGGTGGGCTCATCTGCTTCTGCAAGCTTCACAAAAAGG ctccagtcATTCCCCATCAGACGGAGTGGAGAGAAATCAGACTCTGGTCCCACTGCTCTGGTCCTGTGTGATATTATGGGGCTTGGAGATGGAGACTTGACGGGACTGAGCCTGTATGATGCgctgtgtgtgattaaaggACATGTGATAGAGGGACATCAG TTCAGTGCAGAAGATCCGGTCAGATCTGATTCCATGGGTTTCATAAAGAAACCGAACCTCAAAGACAAGAttcactgtgtggtgtttgtggtggatGCAACAAAAATCAACACCTACACCAAAGGACTGAGCACCACATTCCAGCAGCTCAGACAAAACATCAGCAGCCTGG GTGTGCACCAGGTGGCACTGCTGACTCACATAGATGAAGTGTGCACAATCACATCTCAAGACGTCAGCCAGGTGTACAGGAGCCGCCAGGTTCAGCAGCTG ataGGGAAGGCTGGAGCACTTCTTGGAATGGCAACTTCCTACATCGTACCTGTGAGAAACTACTCCTCCCAGCTGGAGCTCAATGACAACATGGATATCTTACTGCTCAATGCTGTTGACCACATCCTTCAGTACACTGATCTGTACTTCCAGGACAATGTTGTGGATTATAAAGCTACCAACTAG